A section of the Falco biarmicus isolate bFalBia1 chromosome 3, bFalBia1.pri, whole genome shotgun sequence genome encodes:
- the RNF186 gene encoding E3 ubiquitin-protein ligase RNF186 has protein sequence MEKSTDKPNSGNSSTAPGVPQADKDSPVLAAEGAAEMSRAGPLTENAANVKGLGFMEEHLKKIETPSGTEQDGPDAINPAISERDCPNAKPLVMLTNINPSEACSFEMNHQCPTTTSIDTDCLVCFNKYDIYRVPKLLDCQHAFCAVCLKLILRKEESTWIITCPLCRKATFVSGGLIRTLQNKEDIMEHLENPDSNPEVHISAIGLDKNSWTLTSQDVLHGDENVPADNRLAIQRLVLLLLLVVILTILILPFIYSGLIKWVICLMLTLGLVLSMVLCCTPKFYWRCNRDSLTSCRKETHIAAIA, from the coding sequence ATGGAGAAATCCACTGACAAGCCAAACAGTGGAAACAGCTCGACAGCTCCTGGAGTACCTCAGGCCGACAAGGACAGTCCTGTGCTCGCTGCAGAAGGTGCTGCAGAAATGAGCAGAGCAGGACCCCTAACCGAAAACGCTGCCAATGTGAAGGGACTGGGATTTATGGaagaacatcttaaaaaaattgaGACACCTTCAGGCACAGAGCAAGACGGTCCTGATGCCATTAACCCAGCAATTTCTGAAAGAGACTGCCCAAACGCAAAGCCTCTTGTTATGCTAACGAACATAAACCCTTCTGAAGCATGCAGTTTTGAAATGAACCACCAGTGTCCAACCACAACGTCTATTGATACGGACTGCCTAGTCTGCTTCAACAAGTACGATATTTACAGAGTACCAAAGCTCCTGGACTGCCAGCATGCCTTCTGTGCAGTCTGCCTCAAGCTCATCCTCAGGAAAGAAGAGAGTACCTGGATCATCACCTGCCCCCTGTGCAGAAAAGCCACTTTTGTGTCAGGAGGACTCATCCGCACGCTTCAAAATAAAGAAGACATCATGGAGCACTTGGAAAACCCAGATTCAAACCCTGAGGTACACATCTCAGCCATAGGGCTGGACAAAAATAGCTGGACTCTGACCAGCCAAGACGTTTTACACGGAGATGAAAATGTTCCAGCGGACAACAGACTGGCGATCCAGAGACtagtgctgctcctgctgcttgtgGTCATTCTCACTATCCTCATCCTCCCATTCATATACTCTGGGCTGATAAAATGGGTAATTTGTCTCATGCTGACTTTGGGGTTGGTCCTGTCTATGGTGCTTTGCTGCACTCCTAAATTCTACTGGAGGTGTAACAGGGACTCGCTCACCTCCTGCCGCAAGGAGACTCACATTGCTGCCATCGCCTGA